CGTCTACGACGCGGCCCGCCTCGGCCGCCCCGCCGAGGCCCGCGAGCCGCCGCTGGCACGGCTACGCGGACGGCGCGCCGCGCCGGAGGCCGCCGAGAGCTGGTGCGCCGGGCTGCGGATCCACGGCCGCATCGACCAGGCGGCCTACCAGCAACGCATGGCCGACCTCGCCCACGGACACCGAACGCATCACAGCGCCCCGAGTCCGACGGGGAGGTGAGCGGGATGGACGACGCGGCGTACGGCCTGTGGCCACTGGTGATCCTCAACACAGCCCTGTTCGTGGTGTTCGCCGCACCCCGCCAGCCGCCGGGGCTGGCGTGCGATGGGCGCCTACAGCGCGTTCCTCGTCGCCCTGTTCACCGAGATGTACGGCATCCCGCTCACCGTCCACCTGCTCGGCAGCTGGCGCGGCTCCAGCTTCCCCCTGCTCAAGGACACCAGCCGCGGGTCCGGATCAAGCCGACCTAACTCAGCGGCCGCGTGATCCGTGCCGCCGACGACCCGACGCGGTGACGCCCGTCCGACGACGTGGTGACCCCCATCCGTCACCGGCGCGGTCGGGCCCGGTGGCCTTCGCGCCCGAGTCGGCCCACCCGGCCCACAGCGGCTGCCGCCCCGGGTTGCCTGCGGGTGCACGTCTCGTCAAGGAAACCCGGACTTCGGAGGAGCAGGCCATGAGATACCCGGTCATCGTGGGAATCGACGGTACGGACGCCAGCCACGACGCCGTCGACTGGGCCTCGGACGAGGCCGTTCTGCGCAACGTCCCGCTGCACATCCTGCACGCCTGGCTCGGGGAGACGCTGAACGCGCCAGCCGGACAGGAGACCAGGCTCACCCGGGACGCCGGCGAGGAGGCGCTCGGAGCGGCGCGTGAACAGGCTGGGCTGCACCGTCCGGGCCTCGCGGTCACCACCCAGCTGGCGGACGACTACGCCCGCGACGCCCTGCTCGCGGTGTCGGAGGAGACGGACCTGCTCGTACTCGGAGCGCGCGGCTCGGGCGGATTCTCGCGTCTGCTGGTCGGCTCGACAAGCCTGTATGTCTCCTCTCACGCCCTTTGCCCGGTCGTCGTGGTCCACTCCGCCGACGTCCGGTCGACGGCCGGCGGCGTACTGGTGGGAGTGGACGGGGAGATCGGCAGCGACGGCGTGCTCACTTTCGCGTTCGAGGCCGCAAGCAGGAGGCGCCTGCCGCTGCAGGCTGTCCATGCCTGGAGCTATCCCCTGGTCAGTGGGCCGGGTCACGCGTTCCCGGCCGTGTACGAGGAGGAGCACGTCGCCGCCGAGCGGGAGCGGCTGCTGGTCGAGGCACTTGCGGCCGGGCGCCAGCAGTTCCCCGATGTCGAAGTGACCGAAGTCGCGGTCCGCTCCGACGCGGCACGGTTGCTGGTGACTCTCTCCGAGGCCCATCAGCTGGTGGTGGTCGGGCGCCACGGCGCGGTACGCGGGCCCATGCGGCGGCTCGGCTCGGTGAGCCAGGCCGTGGTACAGCACGCGCACTGCCCGGTTGCGGTGGTACCGCTGGGATGAGTCGGCCGCCGGCCGGGACCGACGGTGCAGGGCTCCCGGTCGGGAGGGAGCGGGAGGCGAG
The window above is part of the Kitasatospora sp. HUAS MG31 genome. Proteins encoded here:
- a CDS encoding universal stress protein: MRYPVIVGIDGTDASHDAVDWASDEAVLRNVPLHILHAWLGETLNAPAGQETRLTRDAGEEALGAAREQAGLHRPGLAVTTQLADDYARDALLAVSEETDLLVLGARGSGGFSRLLVGSTSLYVSSHALCPVVVVHSADVRSTAGGVLVGVDGEIGSDGVLTFAFEAASRRRLPLQAVHAWSYPLVSGPGHAFPAVYEEEHVAAERERLLVEALAAGRQQFPDVEVTEVAVRSDAARLLVTLSEAHQLVVVGRHGAVRGPMRRLGSVSQAVVQHAHCPVAVVPLG